A region of the Aulosira sp. FACHB-615 genome:
AACCATATTGAATAACATCATCAGTTTTAAATCCTTTACCCCTCACGGGGATGGAAACCGGGATTTTTCGTTGTGTAGTAGGAGGGATTTCAGAGGTTTTAAATCCTTTACCCCTCACGGGGATGGAAACGATAAGCCTGTAAGAGCTTCTATCCTCATTTCCAATCGTTTTAAATCCTTTACCCCTCACGGGGATGGAAACTTGCTTCTTTTTCTGCTGTTGCCTGTAGTTTATAATGTTTTAAATCCTTTACCCCTCACGGGGATGGAAACTAACATGCTGCAACAGTCTTGCACATTATTGCAAAGAGTTTTAAATCCTTTACCCCTCACGGGGATGGAAACCTTCCAATGCAGGTAAACTGCGTGGCCGTTTTCTATTAAGTTTTAAATCCTTTACCCCTCACGGGGATGGAAACATTGTCCTTTTTTGTATTCGGCACCGAAAGCTTCGATAAGCGTTTTAAATCCTTTACCCCTCACGGGGATGGAAACAGGAGAGGGTCGTCCAGTACCATGTGGAAGGGACGGGTTTTAAATCCTTTACCCCTCACGGGGATGGAAACTTTACGCCGATGGTTCCTAAAATTTGCAAAAACTCATTGAGTTTTAATTCCTTTTTTCAAACACCCTCTAAGGGCAATAATCCTTCGTCCACGTCGGCAAAGTCTTCGTCCAATGGTTCAAGGGTAGAAAGTGTTTGCAGGAGTGATTTTTTCTGAATGGGGGATATGATGGCGAAGGGGACACCATTTTGGATGATAGTGAGGGGTTCGCCTGTTTTTTGAGCTTGGTTAATTAGGTTTTGGACAGTTTCGGGAAGTTCTGCAAGGGTAATTTGTTTCATGGTGGTTTGTGGGATTTGGGGATGGAGGCTTGGCGTACATCTATTTTACCTGTGACTGTACTTTTACCCCTGGATGGGGAGAAGAGTTGTTAAATTTCTCAGAAGTGGCTGAACTCGAAGCTTGGCTAAATCAACAAAAAGTATAAACAATCACTTTATTGTTTTAGATATGCTTAAGTCTGGGATACTAAGTAGTTAAACATAATTAATTACACAAAGTCATTGCGAATGGAGCGAAGCGAAATGAAGCAATCGCAAGGGCTGGGATTGCTTCGCTTCGCTCGCAATGACTGTAATTAATTTTGCGTGGTTACTTATTTCCAGCTTTTTTTAATGCCTTGTTAGCAACTCATATAACTCATATACCAAGTCATATAAAAATTGCTTAAACGCAAATATGAACCCATATATCAACATGAAAAAATTGAAACATAGGTAAAGAAAGAAAAGTTTTTTACCTACAACTAAACCTAGTTGACTTCAATTTATGTCTACCATTTACATCACAGAACAAGACGTATCATTCCAAATTCAACACCAATATTTAAAGGTGTTTTCTCAACAAAATCAACGCATCTGTATTCCAATTCGGAATATCAATCAGTTCATCATTTTTGGGAATATCAGTTTACCAAAAGAAGTAATTAAACTTGTTACTTCATATCAGATTCCCGTCTTATATCTAACCCAAACTGGTGAATATTTAGGCAGACTAGAAAATCCGTCCCAAACACGAGCTAAATATTTCAGCTACCAGCGTAGACACGCAAGCAAGACTGAATTTAACCGCGCTATAGCAGAAAGTATTATCTGGGCAAAACTGCACAATCAGCATACTCTTTTGCAAAACTGGAATCGTCACTATGCTAATTACACAACCCAAAGAGCATTAAATTATCTAATGCTCTTGATGGATAATTTATCAGTAGCACCAGGAATCGAAGAACTACAGGAATACAGCGAAGAAGCTGATAATATTTATTACTGTGCTTTGACTTCTTTACTCAGCTTCTACAATAGTTCTCCATATATCAATAGAAAGCGTATTAGTGGACTCATCGATTTAGGCAACCAACTGCTACACCAATATATTTACACGCTGCTAAATACAGTAGGACTCGACCCCAACTATGCAATCTTACACCACAAAGAGCATGATGAACTACCTTTAGCATGGGACTTCACCGCAGAATTTCGCGCACTGATGGTTGATGACTTGGTGCTAAATTTTATCCGAAATTTAGCTAATACTAATGGTAATGGTAATGGTAACGGGAAAAACCACTCTCACAAACTTCTGCAAAAGTTTCTCCAACATTGGGAAGGAAAACTACGCACTTTTGTACTACATCCTTATGGTGGAGAAATAAGTTATCGCCAATGTCTTGATTTACAGGTGCGAGAATATCTTGCATCTTTACTGGGAGATGTAGAATTTTATCGTCCCTTGGCGTTGAAGTTTCATCCTGCAAATTCTGATTTCATCAACACTACTAAACCGCCAACTGTTCCTCTAAAGCTGGTGAAACAATAATGTTTTATTTAGTTTGTTACGACATTGTTAGTGATACACGTCGCAACAAAGTCGCAAAACTTTTAGAGTCTTATGGTTTGCGGGTGCAGAAGTCGGTTTTTGAGTGTGTGTTGGATGAAAATCAATATGAAACTTTATCCAAATACCTGTTTCGACTTGTGAATAAACGCGAAGACCAAGTGAGATTCTATCCAATGTCTGCACACAACCGTTGCAAA
Encoded here:
- a CDS encoding type II toxin-antitoxin system Phd/YefM family antitoxin → MKQITLAELPETVQNLINQAQKTGEPLTIIQNGVPFAIISPIQKKSLLQTLSTLEPLDEDFADVDEGLLPLEGV
- a CDS encoding DUF4351 domain-containing protein, with product MAYIYFTCDCTFTPGWGEELLNFSEVAELEAWLNQQKV
- the cas1 gene encoding CRISPR-associated endonuclease Cas1, which produces MSTIYITEQDVSFQIQHQYLKVFSQQNQRICIPIRNINQFIIFGNISLPKEVIKLVTSYQIPVLYLTQTGEYLGRLENPSQTRAKYFSYQRRHASKTEFNRAIAESIIWAKLHNQHTLLQNWNRHYANYTTQRALNYLMLLMDNLSVAPGIEELQEYSEEADNIYYCALTSLLSFYNSSPYINRKRISGLIDLGNQLLHQYIYTLLNTVGLDPNYAILHHKEHDELPLAWDFTAEFRALMVDDLVLNFIRNLANTNGNGNGNGKNHSHKLLQKFLQHWEGKLRTFVLHPYGGEISYRQCLDLQVREYLASLLGDVEFYRPLALKFHPANSDFINTTKPPTVPLKLVKQ
- the cas2 gene encoding CRISPR-associated endonuclease Cas2, encoding MFYLVCYDIVSDTRRNKVAKLLESYGLRVQKSVFECVLDENQYETLSKYLFRLVNKREDQVRFYPMSAHNRCKVAVLGTQPEFVVDDAAFIV